Proteins encoded in a region of the Elizabethkingia bruuniana genome:
- a CDS encoding acyl-CoA dehydrogenase family protein, translating into MANTKGGEFLIKDIEAKDIFSIEELNEDQKMMRDSAKEFIDREVVPNRERFEKKDYAYTEEVMRKIGEMGFLGIAVPEAYGGIGMGFVTTVMACDYLSGATGSLATAYGAHTGIGTLPVVLYGTEAQKQKYLPDLATGNHFGAYCLTEPDAGSDANSGKTKAKLSEDGKHYIINGQKMWISNAGFAETFTLFAKIDDDKNITGFVINKSELENPDSLTFGEEEHKLGIRASSTRQVFFNDMKVPVENLLGERNNGFKIALNALNVGRIKLAAACLDAQRRIMNHSVNYANERKQFGVSISTFGAIRKKIAEMATGTFVSEAGTYRAAKDIEDKVEELVAGGLDHQQAELKGVEEFAVECSILKTYVSDLAQHTADEGIQVYGGMGFSEDTPMEAAWRDSRISRIYEGTNEINRLLSVGMLIKRAMKGELDLLSPAMAVGKELMGIPSFETPDYSAYMSEEKAIIHNLKKVFLMVSGSALQKYMTEIEKQQHLLLNASEILNQIYMAESAILRAEKHFAEGSVEAAMARLNLYKAVEKINVAAKEGIISFAEGDEQRMMLSGLRRFTKYTNHPNVVKLTEEVAAHFVNKGSY; encoded by the coding sequence ATGGCAAATACTAAAGGAGGAGAATTCCTAATAAAAGATATTGAAGCAAAAGATATTTTCAGTATCGAAGAATTAAATGAGGATCAAAAGATGATGCGTGATTCCGCTAAGGAATTTATCGATCGTGAAGTAGTTCCAAACAGAGAACGTTTCGAGAAAAAAGATTATGCATATACTGAAGAAGTAATGCGTAAGATTGGTGAGATGGGCTTTTTAGGAATTGCTGTCCCTGAAGCTTATGGTGGTATCGGAATGGGCTTTGTAACAACAGTAATGGCTTGTGACTATCTTTCAGGAGCTACAGGTTCATTGGCTACAGCTTATGGTGCACACACTGGTATTGGTACATTGCCAGTAGTTCTTTACGGAACCGAAGCGCAAAAACAAAAATATCTTCCGGATCTGGCAACGGGTAATCACTTTGGTGCTTACTGCCTTACTGAGCCAGATGCTGGTTCAGATGCTAACTCAGGGAAAACTAAAGCAAAACTTTCTGAAGATGGTAAGCATTACATCATCAACGGACAGAAAATGTGGATTTCTAATGCGGGATTTGCTGAGACCTTCACATTATTTGCAAAAATAGACGATGACAAAAATATTACAGGTTTTGTTATTAACAAATCTGAATTAGAAAATCCGGATAGCTTAACCTTTGGTGAAGAAGAGCACAAATTAGGTATTCGCGCCTCTTCTACTCGTCAGGTATTCTTCAATGATATGAAAGTTCCTGTAGAGAACTTATTAGGAGAAAGAAATAACGGATTCAAGATCGCCTTAAACGCATTGAACGTTGGGCGTATTAAGCTTGCGGCTGCGTGTCTTGATGCACAAAGACGTATAATGAATCATTCAGTTAACTATGCTAACGAAAGAAAGCAGTTCGGTGTTTCGATATCTACTTTTGGAGCAATCAGAAAGAAGATTGCTGAAATGGCAACTGGTACTTTCGTAAGTGAGGCTGGTACTTACCGTGCAGCTAAAGACATTGAAGATAAAGTTGAAGAATTAGTAGCTGGCGGATTGGATCACCAACAAGCAGAATTAAAAGGTGTAGAAGAATTTGCTGTAGAATGCTCTATACTTAAAACTTATGTATCTGATCTTGCTCAGCATACTGCAGATGAAGGTATTCAGGTTTATGGAGGTATGGGCTTCTCTGAAGATACACCAATGGAAGCAGCATGGAGAGATTCCAGAATTTCCAGAATCTATGAAGGAACTAACGAAATCAACCGTCTTCTTTCTGTAGGAATGCTTATTAAGCGTGCTATGAAAGGTGAATTAGATTTGCTTTCTCCTGCAATGGCTGTAGGAAAAGAATTGATGGGAATTCCTTCATTTGAAACGCCAGATTATTCAGCTTATATGTCTGAAGAAAAGGCAATCATCCATAATCTTAAGAAAGTATTCTTAATGGTTTCTGGATCTGCGCTTCAGAAATACATGACTGAGATAGAGAAGCAACAGCACTTATTACTAAATGCTTCTGAAATTCTGAACCAGATTTATATGGCAGAATCAGCAATCCTAAGAGCTGAGAAACATTTTGCTGAAGGTAGTGTAGAAGCTGCAATGGCAAGACTAAACCTATACAAGGCTGTAGAAAAGATCAACGTTGCTGCTAAAGAAGGTATTATTTCTTTTGCAGAAGGTGATGAACAGCGTATGATGCTTTCAGGTCTGAGAAGATTTACAAAGTATACAAACCATCCAAACGTAGTGAAGTTAACTGAAGAAGTTGCTGCACACTTCGTTAATAAAGGATCTTACTAG